Proteins encoded in a region of the Zea mays cultivar B73 chromosome 2, Zm-B73-REFERENCE-NAM-5.0, whole genome shotgun sequence genome:
- the LOC100276055 gene encoding uncharacterized protein LOC100276055, translated as MASPTAAAAPAEFTQMEAARQSLIAISQSVPEVGAPVVSPPSGGRGMDENGHEDVAERRYRAKLISISNQSPDARPTTCPRNNGAA; from the coding sequence ATGGCCTCACCCACAGCCGCAGCAGCACCGGCAGAGTTCACGCAGATGGAAGCCGCGCGCCAGTCCCTCATCGCGATCTCCCAGTCGGTCCCGGAGGTCGGGGCGCCCGTCGTCAGCCCGCCCAGCGGCGGCCGAGGCATGGATGAGAATGGGCACGAGGACGTCGCGGAGCGGAGGTACAGGGCGAAGCTTATCTCCATCTCCAACCAGTCGCCCGACGCGCGGCCTACGACGTGCCCTCGCAACAACGGCGCCGCCTAA